The Pseudomonas fragi DNA window TGACATCTACGGTTTGCCGGCTGTCGGCATTCACCCAGGCTCCATCGATAAAAGCCTGTTGGCGAAACAATTGGGGGTCGTTGAGCTGCACGCAGGACACTCCTCTTTATGGGGTAAAACGCCGCAGGCACACTGCGGCGTGATCGGGATCAGTCGTCCAGATGGGCGACGGCGATCAGGTTGTGGAAGTGCGCAATGCCGTGCTCGCTCATGCCGCTGCGGGTGCGGTCGGCCATGATCCGGCCCTGGCCGCGATAACCACGCGATTGCAGGCCGCGCTGCACGCTCTCGACCAGACGCAGGTCTTCGGGGCGGAACACGTCGCGGTACCACTCGATCAGCGCCTGCTGCTCGGGGGTGATGTCCTTGTTGAGGAAGTAGATGTCGTAGTGCTGCATGGTCACGCCAGCGCTGACCGGGAACTCGTAGATCACGGTCATGAAGTTGCCGCCCGGTGGCGCGTTGAACATGGTGCACGGCCAGGCCCAGAAACCGCTAAAGGAAGGATCTTTGATCGATTCATCGAACTTGAAGGATTTTTCCGACGACTTGGCGTGCCCGAATTGCAGCGACCAGTTGCCGTGCAGGGTGTGCCAGTACTCGTCGACGCTCACCGAATCGGCAAAGCCGGGGTGGGCCGGGGCGCAGTGGTAACACTCCAGGTAGTTGTCGACGATGGACTTCCAGTTGGCCGGCGTATCGCTGACGAAACGGGCCGCCAGGTGCAGGTCATCCACCACCGGGCAGGCTTCGCGCAGGCGGGCTTGCAGGCCCGGCAGTTGCTCTTCCACGGTGCCGGCTTCGTTGTTCATGTTGATGTAGATGAAACCGGCGTATTCCTCGACCCGCAGGGCCACGAGGCTGGAGTTTTCCTTGTCGAAATTGACCACGTTGTCGCAGTTGCGCGCGTGGGCCAGTTCGCCATCGAGCTTGAAGGTCCAGGCGTGGTACGGACAGGTGATCACGTTTTTGGCCTTGCCGCTGCCGCTCAGCAACTGATGGCCACGGTGCGGGCATACGTTGTAGAACGCGCGCAGCACACTGTCGCGACCGCGCACGACGATGATGCTTTCGCCGATCACTTCGCGGGTGATGTAGTCGTTGCTATTGGCAACTTCGCTGCGGTGACCAACACAAATCCAGGTGTTGGCGAAGATCTTTTCCTTCTCCAGCTCGAACACGCTCTGATTGGTGTAGTAGGACGCGGGAATGGTGTGCGCTTCGTCAGCATTGGTGCAGAAGTCGGCAGGCAATTTCACGATAGTGTTCATCTGGTCTCTCTCAGGCAATTCAGAGGGCGGGGCAGGCCGCACGTCGCCCTGTTTCAGGCTGTTTTTATGTAACCAGTGAATTACAGACAACCACTGGTTAACAAGACATGCAAAAAAAACCGCTCAGGTCCCGGCACCGGAGTGCCGGGGCCTGCGCGTGGTTCACAACAACAATCAGCTCAGGGCTGCGGGTACCGCTTTCGCCTCGACCTTGAGTGCAGGGCTGTGGGCTGCGACTTCAAACGCCGCCACATAATCAAGGTCGTTACCGCGAGATACGGCTTCCTCCTCGATCAGATAAGCCGGCATGGCGCTGTAGTCCTCGAACATCCATTTGAGGAAGCCGTAGATCTTGGTCAGCAGGATCACCATGAACGGAATGGCAGTCAGCACCACGGCGGTTTTCATTGTCGACAGCGAGACCTTGGCAAACAGCATGGCCAGCGGCACCAGGGTCAGGGCGATGCACCAGAACAACCGGTGAGTCGGCGACGGATCCTGGCCTTCCTGCATGTTGCGGGTACTGGTGGCGGCCACGGCGTAGGCCGCTGCGTCCATGTGCGAGGCGCAGAACACCGCCATGATGAACAGGTAAACGCCCAGGAAGATCTGGCCGAACGGCAGCGCACTGAGCAGCATCTCCACCGCCGTTTCACCGCCCTGCTCGGTCAGGATGCGCGGCACATCAATGGCCCCGCTCATGAACTGGTGCATGCTGTAGCTTTCCAGCGTGCCGAAGAAGAACCAGCAGCCAAAACTGCCGCCCATCAACATCGCGGCGACCACTTCTTTCATCTTGCGGCCCTTGGACACACGGGTCACAAACATGGCCACGCCCGGTGCGTAGGAAACCCACCACAGCCAGTAGAAAACCGTCCAGTTGCGGGTGAAGGCACCATCACCTTGCGGGTCGGTAAACAGGCTCATGTGTACGTAGTTCTGCATCATCAGGCCAATGGAATTGGCGGTGTTGTTGATGATGAATTGCGTGGGGCCAACCAGCAGCACCACGCCGGCAAACACCAGCGCGCCGATACACACCATCTTCGACAGACGCTGCATGCCACTGGCAATACCGATGTAGGAACTGAGCGAGAACACCACCGCCACCACACCGATCACCATCAATTGGGTGGTGAAGGTATCCGGCATGCCGGTCAGCGCCGACAGGCCGCGGGTCAGGGTGGAGGCGGTGAGCACCAGGGATACGGTCAGGGCGCCAAACATGGTCAGCAAAAACACCAGGTCGACGATCCGCCCTACTGGCCCCTGGGCCTTGAAACCGGTGACGGCTTCGATGACGGAAGACAGGCTCAGGCCGCTCTTTTTGCGCACATGGAAGTGATATGCCATCGCCAGAGACGACAAGGCGTACAACGACCAGGCACTGATCCCCCAATGGAAGAACGAATAACTGACGCTGTAATCCAGCGCTTCTCGCGAGCCTGCGGCAATGTTCAGACCGGGCGTCTGGTAGTAATACGCCCACTCCATCACGCCCCAGTACAGGGTCGACGAGCCCATGCCCGCGCAGATAAACATGAACACCCAGGTGACCGTCGGGTATTCGGCTTTGCCGTTACCCAGGCGGATGTTGCCGTACTTGCTGAACGCGATGTACAGCACCACCAGGGCGCAGCAAAACACGAACACCTGCACCGAAGTGCCAAAGGTACGGGAGGCCAACTCGAACAGCATGTTGGCGGTGGTCTCGGCTTGTTGCGGAAAGAAGGCAAGGCCTGCAACGGTGGCCAGTACAGCAATCAGGCTAGTTGATATCAAAAAGACATCTTTTTTATTGTTATTGGACATTTAAGTCTCCAGAGAGAGAGTTTTTTCTCTTACTGCACGGTTCTACGTCAGCACTTACCGCTGTTAAGGACTCCTTTCACGCCGTTGAACCCGAACGTTAACTATCAGTTAACGCATATCTTTCGGTTAACAATATGCCCTGAGATTTGGTCTTTTGCAACTGGATCCGCAGGAATTTTCGCCATACCCCACTCATCTTTGAACACGCCAAAAAGCCCGCCAAACCCCCGTTTTTCGGGAGGTTTAGCGGGCTTGCAAGTGTCTGTTCCGCGGCTTTTGCCTTACGCGGCCGGAACGTTACGCCAGTGCAGCGGCGATCGCTTTTCCGACGTCCTGAGTCGATGCCGTGCCACCCAGATCCGGTGTTTTCGGACCACTGGCAATCACATTTTCGATGGCACGCAAGATCCCGTCATGGGCGGCCTGATAACGCTCATCACCCTTGCCCAAAAATTCCAGCATCAGCGCACCCGACCACACCATCGCGATCGGGTTGGCGATGTTTTGTCCGTAAATATCCGGTGCCGAACCGTGTACCGGTTCAAACAGTGACGGGAAGTTGCGTTCCGGGTTGAGGTTGGCCGATGGCGCAATGCCGATGGTGCCCGCACAGGCCGGGCCGAGGTCGGAGAGAATGTCGCCGAACAGGTTGGAGGCCACTACCACATCAAAACGGTTGGGCTGCAGGACGAAACGGGCGCACAGAATGTCGATGTGCTGCTTGTCCCAGCTGACCTGTGGATAGTTGGCCGCCATCGCTTCGGTGCGTTCGTCCCAATACGGCATGCTGATGGAAATACCGTTGGACTTGGTGGCCGAAGTGACGTGCTTGCGTGGGCGCTCCTTGGCCACTTCAAAGGCGTACTTGAGAATCCGGTCTACGCCGCGTCGGGTAAATACGGATTCTTGCAGGACCAATTCGTTTTCGGTGCCTTCAAACATCCGCCCGCCTACCGAGGAATATTCACCTTCGGTGTTTTCACGGATCACCACAAAGTCGATATCGCCGGGCTCACGCCCCGCCAGCGGGCATGGCACGCCAGGGAACAGGCGCACCGGGCGAATGTTCACATATTGATCGAAGTCGCGACGGAACTTGAGCAACGAACCCCACAGCGAGATGTGATCCGGCACCTTTTCGGGCCAGCCCACGGCACCAAAATAGATGGCGTCGAAGCCCTTGAGCTGCTCGAACCAGTTGTCCGGCATCATCTGCCCGTGACGCTCGTAGTAATCGCAACTGGCCCACTCGATGATCTCGATCGACAGGTCCAGGTTCCACTTTTTGGCCGCCGCTTCCACAACGCGCAGGCCTTCCGGCAGTACTTCGTTACCAATACCGTCACCGGCGATGGCGGCAATTCTGAATGTCTTGCTCATGGGGCGAACTCTTGATGAGGAGAAGTGGGCCCATGATATAAAGCGCCAATACAAAGATAATCAGGCGAACTGATGATGGATAAGACACGATTCGTGAACAATCTGCCGAATCTCGACGACCTGCGCGTGTTCGTGGTCGTGGCCCGGCGCTCCAGTTTTGCCGCCGCGGCCAGCGAGCTGGGGGTGTCCCCGGCGTATGTCAGCAAACGCATCCAACTGCTGGAGCAAAGCATTGGCGTGCGCCTGCTGCACCGCACCACCCGTCGCGTGGCCGTCACCGATGATGGCGAGCGTGTCTACCACTGGGCCTTGCATATCTTTGATGCCGTGGAGCAAATGAGCGACGAAGTGTCGGCGCTGCATCAGGAGCCCCGGGGGCAGTTGCATGTCGTCAGCAGTTTCGGATTAGGCCGTCGCCATGTTGGCCCCGCGCTATCAGAACTGTCGCACCGCTACCCAGCGCTGGACATCCGCTTCGACATGTTCGACCGCCTGGTGGACTTGATCGAAGAAGGCTACGACCTGGATATCCGCATCGGCGACCACATTGCGCCCAACCTGATTGCCAAACTGCTGGCCAACAACGCCCGCGTGCTCTGCGCCAGCCCGGAGTACCTGCAACGCCACGGCGAGCCGCGTACCCTGGCGGAACTGGCGGGCCACGAATGCCTGGTGATCAAGGAGCGCGACCACCCGTTCGGGCTGTGGCGCCTGCAAGGGCCGCAGGGCGAAGAAAGCGTGAAAGTTACCGGCGCGCTGTCGGCCAACCACGGCGAAGTGGTGCACCAATGGGGGATCGACGGACGTGGCATCCTGCTGCGCTCGCAGTGGGACGTGCGCGAAAGCCTGGAAAACGGCAAGTTGGTACATATCCTTCAGGACTATCGCCAGCAGGCCAATATCTGGGCGGTCTACGCAGCGCCACTGGCCAATTCGGCCAAAGTCCGGGTCACGGTCGAGCACTTGCGCCAGTACTTCGACGAGCGCCGGTCAGAAACGTGAAAATAGTCTGTTATCAGGGGTTTACAAGCTCAAACATCCGGGTATACTCGTCGCCCATAACGCCGGTATAGCTCAGTTGGTAGAGCAACTGACTTGTAATCAGTAGGTCCCGAGTTCGACTCTTGGTGCCGGCACCATACGCAATACCGAAAGAGGCTCACCGCAAGGTGGGCCTTTTTTGTTTTCGGGGTTTGGAGAAGACTGAAGAGCACCACATGGTGACGCTCTTGAACCGATCAAAAGTTCTGAACGCTCAGCTCGCGCAATGCCGCTGTTGCCAGAAACCCTGAACGGGACGCATAGCGGTGGTCCCTGCTGACTCGTTCATCGATGCGCTGCAACAGATTCTCTGGCAAAGACGCATTGAACCGAACCGACTTGCCGAGATAAGGCGTCAAATCAAAGTCAACGATTGCCCATATACCGCCGACATAATCCGGATTCTCCAGATGGGCGTCCACGTCCTTGCCCTGCGGTAGCTCACCGCCGTCCGCAACAATACCTTCCAGATGCAAAGCCAATGCTTCCTGCACGTTATCCAGCGCTTGCGAAAAGGTGGCCCCTGCAGAAAAACAGCCCGGCACATCAGGCACCGTTACGCTGAATTCGGAATCTGCGTCTTTATGTATTACCACTGGAAATTTCATGACCGTAACTCTCCTTTGAGACCTGCGGATTTGAGAATGCTGTGCAGCGTCCCTTTGGCAATTTCTGTCCTGGGATGCGGAACCGTTACCCGACCCGCTTTGGCTGGGTGCTTGAACTGATGGTGACTTCCTTTAACCGCGATCTCAAACCACCCATCCGCCATCAGCAACTCGATAAGTTCACGACTTCGCATTTGATCACCACGCATTGTGTGTACGCTACACACCACTGAAAAATGGTGCAACCGAAAAATACACACACTACACACAGAAAAACACGATCGGCTTAGAGTTGTGTTACACGCTGTGCACTCGGACGAATCAATTTCCAGCAGTGCTGCCCCTGCCC harbors:
- a CDS encoding aromatic ring-hydroxylating oxygenase subunit alpha, which encodes MNTIVKLPADFCTNADEAHTIPASYYTNQSVFELEKEKIFANTWICVGHRSEVANSNDYITREVIGESIIVVRGRDSVLRAFYNVCPHRGHQLLSGSGKAKNVITCPYHAWTFKLDGELAHARNCDNVVNFDKENSSLVALRVEEYAGFIYINMNNEAGTVEEQLPGLQARLREACPVVDDLHLAARFVSDTPANWKSIVDNYLECYHCAPAHPGFADSVSVDEYWHTLHGNWSLQFGHAKSSEKSFKFDESIKDPSFSGFWAWPCTMFNAPPGGNFMTVIYEFPVSAGVTMQHYDIYFLNKDITPEQQALIEWYRDVFRPEDLRLVESVQRGLQSRGYRGQGRIMADRTRSGMSEHGIAHFHNLIAVAHLDD
- a CDS encoding BCCT family transporter, producing the protein MSNNNKKDVFLISTSLIAVLATVAGLAFFPQQAETTANMLFELASRTFGTSVQVFVFCCALVVLYIAFSKYGNIRLGNGKAEYPTVTWVFMFICAGMGSSTLYWGVMEWAYYYQTPGLNIAAGSREALDYSVSYSFFHWGISAWSLYALSSLAMAYHFHVRKKSGLSLSSVIEAVTGFKAQGPVGRIVDLVFLLTMFGALTVSLVLTASTLTRGLSALTGMPDTFTTQLMVIGVVAVVFSLSSYIGIASGMQRLSKMVCIGALVFAGVVLLVGPTQFIINNTANSIGLMMQNYVHMSLFTDPQGDGAFTRNWTVFYWLWWVSYAPGVAMFVTRVSKGRKMKEVVAAMLMGGSFGCWFFFGTLESYSMHQFMSGAIDVPRILTEQGGETAVEMLLSALPFGQIFLGVYLFIMAVFCASHMDAAAYAVAATSTRNMQEGQDPSPTHRLFWCIALTLVPLAMLFAKVSLSTMKTAVVLTAIPFMVILLTKIYGFLKWMFEDYSAMPAYLIEEEAVSRGNDLDYVAAFEVAAHSPALKVEAKAVPAALS
- a CDS encoding tartrate dehydrogenase translates to MSKTFRIAAIAGDGIGNEVLPEGLRVVEAAAKKWNLDLSIEIIEWASCDYYERHGQMMPDNWFEQLKGFDAIYFGAVGWPEKVPDHISLWGSLLKFRRDFDQYVNIRPVRLFPGVPCPLAGREPGDIDFVVIRENTEGEYSSVGGRMFEGTENELVLQESVFTRRGVDRILKYAFEVAKERPRKHVTSATKSNGISISMPYWDERTEAMAANYPQVSWDKQHIDILCARFVLQPNRFDVVVASNLFGDILSDLGPACAGTIGIAPSANLNPERNFPSLFEPVHGSAPDIYGQNIANPIAMVWSGALMLEFLGKGDERYQAAHDGILRAIENVIASGPKTPDLGGTASTQDVGKAIAAALA
- a CDS encoding LysR substrate-binding domain-containing protein; amino-acid sequence: MDKTRFVNNLPNLDDLRVFVVVARRSSFAAAASELGVSPAYVSKRIQLLEQSIGVRLLHRTTRRVAVTDDGERVYHWALHIFDAVEQMSDEVSALHQEPRGQLHVVSSFGLGRRHVGPALSELSHRYPALDIRFDMFDRLVDLIEEGYDLDIRIGDHIAPNLIAKLLANNARVLCASPEYLQRHGEPRTLAELAGHECLVIKERDHPFGLWRLQGPQGEESVKVTGALSANHGEVVHQWGIDGRGILLRSQWDVRESLENGKLVHILQDYRQQANIWAVYAAPLANSAKVRVTVEHLRQYFDERRSET
- a CDS encoding type II toxin-antitoxin system HicB family antitoxin, which translates into the protein MKFPVVIHKDADSEFSVTVPDVPGCFSAGATFSQALDNVQEALALHLEGIVADGGELPQGKDVDAHLENPDYVGGIWAIVDFDLTPYLGKSVRFNASLPENLLQRIDERVSRDHRYASRSGFLATAALRELSVQNF
- a CDS encoding type II toxin-antitoxin system HicA family toxin: MRSRELIELLMADGWFEIAVKGSHHQFKHPAKAGRVTVPHPRTEIAKGTLHSILKSAGLKGELRS